In Paenarthrobacter sp. GOM3, a single window of DNA contains:
- a CDS encoding DUF1684 domain-containing protein, with amino-acid sequence MSSPTTATEAQLARWERFRSGRNAALATDHGWLTLTSFQWLQPEPSELELVPGLWSTDGTTAFLTASAAEGLSFVETGESVDGTVSAELQDEESLMWVQFGGADGRQVVVELAMRADKYAIRTRDNSSPVLTEFKGVPTYDYNPDWVIEGKFEAYPEPVDVPIGTANPLVDGVHRSVGEVVFRVPGVPHHIRLHAEGEKLGALNVTFHDETNGDSTDEWRKVFIPRPRPDGSVVIDFNRTINYPSAFSPYGTCPMPVRGNSIDVRVEAGEKLPQD; translated from the coding sequence GGCCGAAATGCGGCGCTGGCCACTGACCATGGCTGGCTGACGCTCACGTCATTCCAGTGGCTGCAGCCAGAGCCTTCGGAACTCGAACTGGTGCCAGGTCTCTGGTCCACGGACGGCACAACAGCATTCCTTACAGCGAGCGCTGCCGAGGGCCTCTCATTCGTTGAAACCGGAGAATCGGTTGACGGTACGGTCAGCGCGGAGCTGCAGGATGAAGAATCGCTGATGTGGGTCCAGTTTGGCGGGGCAGATGGCCGCCAGGTCGTGGTGGAACTTGCCATGCGGGCGGACAAGTATGCGATCCGTACCCGGGACAACAGCTCTCCCGTGCTGACGGAGTTCAAGGGCGTTCCTACCTACGACTACAACCCCGATTGGGTTATCGAGGGCAAATTCGAGGCTTACCCGGAGCCGGTGGACGTCCCCATCGGCACTGCGAACCCGTTGGTTGACGGTGTCCACCGGTCGGTGGGCGAGGTGGTCTTCCGGGTTCCGGGCGTCCCCCACCACATTCGCCTTCATGCCGAGGGAGAGAAGCTTGGGGCCCTGAACGTGACCTTCCATGATGAGACCAACGGGGATTCCACGGATGAGTGGCGAAAGGTCTTCATCCCGCGTCCCCGCCCGGACGGGTCGGTTGTCATCGACTTCAACCGCACCATCAACTACCCCAGCGCTTTTTCGCCGTACGGCACGTGCCCCATGCCGGTCCGCGGCAATTCGATTGATGTCCGCGTGGAGGCAGGCGAAAAACTCCCCCAGGACTGA